Proteins co-encoded in one Haladaptatus sp. ZSTT2 genomic window:
- a CDS encoding adenylate kinase gives MSQPHILLLGAPGAGKGTQSSRIVEAFDVEHVTTGDALRANKDMETEYGTPRSFMEAGELVPDPVVNAIVEEALTSADGFVLDGYPRNLEQAEELDDMTSLDLVAYLNVAEEELVERLTGRRVCSECGTNFHIKFNQPAVQGVCDECGGDLIQRDDDTEETVRERLRVFRENTEPVIEFYRERGQLVEIDGEGTPDEVWGKLKAAIEAAQ, from the coding sequence ATGAGTCAGCCGCACATCCTGTTGCTCGGCGCACCGGGCGCTGGTAAAGGCACCCAGAGCAGTCGAATCGTGGAGGCGTTCGATGTCGAACACGTCACGACAGGTGACGCACTGCGCGCCAACAAGGACATGGAGACGGAGTACGGCACGCCTCGGTCGTTCATGGAAGCAGGCGAACTTGTCCCCGACCCGGTCGTAAACGCCATCGTCGAAGAGGCGCTCACGAGCGCGGACGGCTTCGTCTTAGACGGCTACCCGCGCAACTTAGAGCAGGCAGAAGAACTCGACGACATGACGAGCCTCGATCTCGTTGCCTACCTCAACGTTGCAGAAGAGGAACTCGTAGAACGTCTGACCGGCCGCCGCGTTTGCAGTGAGTGTGGCACCAATTTCCACATCAAATTCAACCAGCCCGCAGTACAGGGCGTCTGCGACGAGTGTGGCGGCGACCTCATCCAGCGTGACGACGACACCGAAGAGACCGTCCGCGAGCGCCTGCGCGTCTTTCGGGAGAACACGGAACCGGTCATCGAGTTCTACCGCGAGCGCGGCCAGCTCGTCGAAATCGACGGCGAAGGCACGCCCGACGAGGTCTGGGGGAAGCTGAAAGCCGCCATCGAAGCCGCACAGTAA
- a CDS encoding DUF106 domain-containing protein encodes MARTAEKVTALVNQDGSMADALNVVLEHAQNGDGSVTWGDVKGEITSGEWGRLIEKGILVEGNGEGFVVNNPDQVRAALDDTTPGTKSRSRSKKSNSSDTDSSWSSYDKAAALITVGLFAGYSYGPVRDIIGGGMNVLLGPLESMLPFYVVVMVLALFTGLYSTLLQANLMDMEKMGEYQSAMKEIQERRKAAQERGDDAELERIQEEQMEAMGDNLGMFKEQFRPMVWIMLLTIPVFLWMYWMLLTRGDVITPNQITMPLIGTVGWEEGVLGPLQAWILWYFVCSVSFTQIIRKSLNIQTTPT; translated from the coding sequence ATGGCACGGACAGCGGAAAAAGTGACCGCACTCGTCAACCAAGACGGGTCGATGGCCGACGCCCTCAACGTCGTCCTCGAACACGCCCAAAACGGAGATGGCTCCGTGACGTGGGGCGATGTGAAAGGCGAGATTACGAGCGGCGAGTGGGGTCGTCTCATCGAGAAGGGCATCCTGGTGGAGGGGAACGGCGAAGGGTTCGTCGTCAACAACCCAGACCAGGTGCGCGCGGCGCTCGATGACACCACCCCGGGCACGAAAAGTCGGTCGCGGTCGAAGAAGTCGAACAGTAGCGACACAGATTCGAGTTGGTCATCCTACGACAAGGCCGCAGCCCTCATCACCGTGGGGCTGTTCGCGGGCTACTCCTATGGCCCCGTTCGCGACATCATCGGTGGGGGGATGAACGTCCTCCTTGGTCCGCTCGAATCGATGTTGCCGTTCTACGTCGTCGTGATGGTGCTTGCACTCTTTACTGGGCTTTACTCGACGCTCTTGCAGGCGAACCTCATGGACATGGAGAAGATGGGCGAGTACCAGTCTGCGATGAAGGAGATTCAAGAGCGGCGCAAGGCCGCCCAAGAGCGCGGCGACGACGCCGAACTCGAACGCATCCAAGAAGAGCAGATGGAAGCCATGGGCGACAACCTCGGCATGTTCAAAGAGCAGTTCCGCCCGATGGTGTGGATTATGCTCCTGACCATCCCGGTGTTCCTCTGGATGTACTGGATGCTCCTCACCCGCGGTGACGTGATTACGCCGAACCAAATCACCATGCCGCTGATCGGGACGGTCGGCTGGGAAGAGGGTGTCCTTGGCCCACTGCAGGCGTGGATTCTCTGGTACTTCGTCTGCTCGGTGAGCTTCACCCAAATCATCCGCAAATCGCTCAACATCCAGACGACGCCGACGTAA
- the cmk gene encoding (d)CMP kinase produces MLITVSGPAGSGKSTTAKALAEALGYEHISGGDLFRSLAEERGLTPLELNKRAEEDEQIDRDLDRRLRDIARDKDDVVLESRLAGWLAGEYADLRLWLDAPLHVRAARIADREGKPVEQARKETRARSSSEAQRYQEYYGIDITNLSIYDLNVNTARWSPESALAIVRTAAEEYTAADDEGTVEITIDYQF; encoded by the coding sequence ATGCTAATTACCGTCTCCGGACCAGCCGGAAGCGGCAAGAGTACCACCGCGAAAGCGCTCGCCGAGGCACTTGGCTACGAGCACATCAGCGGTGGCGACCTCTTTCGCTCTCTTGCAGAAGAACGTGGACTGACACCGCTCGAACTCAACAAGCGCGCAGAAGAAGACGAGCAAATCGACCGCGACTTGGATCGAAGACTGCGCGACATCGCCCGCGACAAAGACGACGTGGTGCTCGAATCGCGCCTCGCTGGCTGGCTCGCAGGCGAGTACGCAGACCTCCGCCTCTGGCTTGATGCGCCACTGCACGTCAGAGCCGCACGGATTGCAGACCGCGAGGGCAAACCCGTAGAGCAAGCACGAAAGGAGACGCGCGCTCGCTCAAGCAGTGAAGCCCAGCGATATCAAGAGTACTACGGCATCGACATCACCAACCTCTCTATCTACGACCTGAACGTCAACACGGCGCGTTGGAGCCCGGAAAGCGCGCTCGCCATCGTCCGAACTGCGGCCGAAGAGTACACCGCAGCAGACGACGAAGGGACGGTCGAGATAACCATCGACTACCAGTTCTAA
- a CDS encoding RNA-guided pseudouridylation complex pseudouridine synthase subunit Cbf5, producing the protein MHTRGPPEERRPTDRLQFGVINLDKQPGPSAHQVTGWVRDLAGVEQAAHAGTLDPKVTGCLPILLGDATRMAQVFLEGEKEYVAVLELHGRAPADLEATVEEFVGPIYQKPPRKSAVVRRLRVREIYDIDVLEVAERQALLRIRCESGTYIRKLCHDIGLALGTGGHMGHLRRTATTPFDDSTMVTLHDFADALAFAEDGDESWLDEVVQPAERALTHLPKVTIAPNAAEQVANGAQVYAPGVISVEGVEDGAEADRPLVACYTPDGAVVCLGRLVGAPSRETGCVVSLERVLV; encoded by the coding sequence ATGCACACACGCGGCCCACCCGAAGAACGACGCCCCACAGACCGCCTCCAGTTCGGGGTCATCAACCTCGACAAACAGCCCGGCCCGTCGGCCCATCAGGTGACCGGCTGGGTGCGCGATTTGGCCGGAGTCGAACAGGCCGCCCACGCGGGAACCTTAGACCCGAAAGTCACGGGCTGTCTCCCGATTTTACTCGGTGACGCCACGCGCATGGCACAGGTGTTCTTAGAGGGCGAAAAGGAGTACGTCGCGGTGCTCGAACTCCACGGCCGCGCACCTGCGGACCTGGAAGCGACAGTGGAGGAGTTCGTCGGCCCGATTTACCAGAAACCGCCGCGCAAGAGCGCCGTGGTTCGTCGCCTGCGCGTCCGCGAGATTTACGACATCGACGTGCTCGAAGTCGCAGAGCGCCAAGCCCTCCTGAGAATTCGCTGTGAGAGCGGCACGTACATCCGGAAACTGTGCCACGATATCGGCCTCGCGCTCGGAACCGGCGGGCACATGGGCCACCTCCGCCGGACGGCCACGACGCCGTTCGACGATTCGACCATGGTGACGCTCCACGACTTCGCAGACGCGCTTGCCTTCGCCGAAGACGGCGACGAAAGCTGGCTCGACGAGGTGGTGCAGCCAGCAGAGCGCGCGCTCACTCACCTGCCGAAGGTTACGATTGCGCCAAATGCGGCCGAACAGGTCGCAAACGGCGCACAGGTGTACGCCCCCGGCGTGATTTCAGTCGAAGGCGTCGAAGACGGCGCCGAGGCAGACCGCCCACTCGTGGCGTGCTACACGCCGGACGGCGCGGTCGTGTGCCTCGGCAGACTGGTCGGTGCCCCGTCTCGGGAGACGGGCTGTGTGGTCTCCTTAGAGCGCGTTCTCGTCTGA
- a CDS encoding NAD-dependent epimerase/dehydratase family protein: MQVFIAGATGVLGQRLVEACTNRGHEAIGLSRGAAGDRRIELAGGHPRRGDVLDPDSLREAALGADVIINAATAIPTTARPKRAAWQLNDRVRREGTRNLTDVAAAVDASQFLQQSIVWVARQPDGSFYDETAPPHPDRTTASALDAEDIVTAAGTTNEFDTTILRCGWFYSAGSTQTQTIAQRVLSRRMPIIGRGDALLSHLHVEDAARAFVDAMEAGAVGRYHVVDETPVSLAEYLHTFAEALDAPEPRHIPPFLGRLVAGSGLVRFLTRPMPTSAAHFRDATGWTPHYPTIHDGIPAVCDEWRAEGIIVTRNSGSQWVPA, encoded by the coding sequence ATGCAGGTGTTCATTGCGGGAGCAACGGGTGTCCTCGGACAAAGGTTGGTCGAAGCGTGCACGAACCGTGGTCACGAAGCGATTGGTCTGTCGCGGGGGGCAGCGGGTGACAGACGCATCGAATTGGCGGGCGGGCATCCTCGACGCGGGGACGTGTTAGACCCCGACTCACTCCGTGAAGCGGCGCTCGGCGCGGACGTGATTATCAACGCTGCGACCGCCATCCCCACGACTGCTCGCCCCAAACGGGCTGCATGGCAACTGAACGACCGCGTTCGCCGCGAGGGAACGCGAAACCTTACCGATGTGGCCGCGGCGGTGGACGCTTCGCAGTTCCTCCAACAAAGCATCGTCTGGGTTGCCCGCCAGCCAGACGGGAGTTTCTACGACGAGACCGCACCACCCCACCCCGACCGAACGACTGCCTCGGCGCTCGACGCAGAGGACATCGTCACCGCGGCGGGAACCACGAACGAGTTCGACACGACAATCCTGCGCTGTGGCTGGTTCTACTCCGCTGGCAGCACCCAGACACAGACCATTGCCCAACGGGTGCTCTCTCGACGGATGCCCATCATTGGCCGAGGCGACGCCCTCCTCAGCCACCTGCACGTCGAGGACGCAGCACGTGCCTTCGTCGATGCGATGGAGGCCGGAGCAGTGGGACGTTATCACGTCGTTGATGAAACGCCAGTCTCGCTGGCCGAGTACCTACACACCTTCGCGGAGGCACTCGATGCCCCGGAACCGAGACACATCCCACCGTTTTTGGGACGCCTCGTCGCTGGCAGCGGCCTCGTCCGCTTTCTGACCCGCCCGATGCCGACCTCGGCCGCCCACTTTCGGGACGCGACCGGCTGGACGCCACACTACCCAACAATCCACGACGGCATACCGGCCGTCTGTGACGAATGGCGAGCAGAAGGCATCATCGTCACCCGCAATTCTGGGTCGCAATGGGTCCCGGCCTGA
- the ilvD gene encoding dihydroxy-acid dehydratase — MSQRHKQKLEKPEGLPSRDVTEGPERAPHRAMFRAMGFDDEDLASPMIGIANPAADITPCNVHLDDVAASAIEGVDQSGGMPIEFGTITISDAISMGTEGMKASLISREVIADSVELVAFGERLDGLVTVAGCDKNLPGMMMASIRTDLPSVFLYGGSIMPGHHDGRDVTIVQVFEGVGAYATGDMSEEELDELERHACPGAGSCGGMFTANTMASISEALGMAPLGSASAPAEHDERYDVARRAGELAVEVIREDRRPSDILSRKSFENAIAVQTAIGGSTNGVLHLLALAREAGIDLDIDDFDEISRRTPKIADLQPGGTRVMNDLHEIGGVPIVIRRLLDAGLIHGDAMTVTGRTIADELDQLDLPADEDIETDFLYTVEEPKQAEGAIKILKGNLAPDGAVLKVTGDDKFHHEGPARIFEDEEDAMAYVQEGHIESGDVIVIRNEGPQGGPGMREMLGVTAAVVGAGHEDDVALITDGRFSGGTRGPMIGHVAPEAFVGGPIAVLEEGDIVTVDIPERSLDIDLSEAELAARLDDWEAPAPNYDSGVLAKYGQLFGSAAIGAVTNPAAKHD, encoded by the coding sequence ATGAGCCAGCGTCACAAGCAGAAGTTAGAGAAGCCAGAGGGGCTTCCCTCCCGCGATGTCACCGAGGGGCCAGAACGAGCGCCACACCGCGCCATGTTCCGGGCGATGGGCTTCGACGACGAAGACCTCGCCTCGCCCATGATTGGCATCGCAAACCCCGCCGCGGACATCACGCCGTGTAACGTCCACTTAGACGACGTTGCGGCCTCGGCCATCGAAGGGGTCGACCAGTCGGGCGGTATGCCAATTGAGTTCGGCACCATCACCATCTCGGACGCCATCTCGATGGGCACCGAAGGGATGAAAGCCTCGCTCATCTCCCGAGAAGTCATCGCCGATTCGGTTGAGCTCGTCGCCTTCGGGGAACGACTCGACGGCCTCGTCACGGTCGCGGGCTGTGACAAAAACCTCCCGGGGATGATGATGGCATCCATCAGAACCGACCTCCCGAGCGTCTTTCTCTACGGTGGCTCCATCATGCCCGGCCACCACGACGGCCGCGACGTGACCATCGTCCAGGTGTTCGAAGGCGTCGGCGCGTACGCAACCGGCGACATGAGCGAAGAAGAATTAGACGAGCTAGAGCGCCACGCCTGTCCCGGCGCGGGTTCCTGCGGTGGGATGTTCACCGCGAACACGATGGCATCCATCAGCGAAGCGCTCGGCATGGCCCCACTCGGGAGTGCAAGCGCACCCGCAGAACACGACGAACGCTACGACGTGGCCCGACGCGCAGGCGAACTCGCCGTCGAGGTCATCCGCGAAGACCGCCGTCCCTCCGACATTCTCTCCCGAAAATCCTTCGAGAACGCCATCGCCGTCCAGACCGCGATTGGTGGTTCGACCAACGGCGTGCTCCACCTGCTCGCGCTCGCCCGCGAGGCGGGCATCGACCTCGATATCGACGACTTCGACGAGATCTCGCGTCGCACGCCGAAAATCGCCGACCTCCAGCCCGGCGGCACGCGGGTCATGAACGACCTCCACGAAATCGGCGGCGTTCCAATCGTCATCCGCCGTCTGCTCGACGCCGGACTCATCCACGGCGACGCGATGACCGTGACCGGCCGCACCATCGCAGACGAACTCGACCAGCTCGACCTGCCTGCAGACGAGGACATCGAGACAGACTTCCTCTACACTGTCGAGGAACCGAAACAGGCAGAGGGAGCCATCAAAATCCTCAAAGGCAACCTCGCGCCCGACGGCGCGGTGCTCAAAGTCACCGGCGACGACAAGTTCCACCACGAAGGCCCCGCCCGCATCTTCGAAGACGAAGAGGACGCGATGGCCTACGTCCAAGAGGGTCACATCGAATCGGGCGACGTCATCGTCATCCGCAACGAAGGGCCACAGGGCGGCCCCGGCATGCGCGAAATGCTCGGCGTCACCGCCGCCGTCGTCGGGGCGGGCCACGAAGACGACGTGGCGCTCATCACCGACGGCCGGTTCTCCGGCGGCACGCGTGGCCCGATGATTGGCCACGTCGCCCCCGAAGCGTTCGTCGGCGGGCCAATCGCCGTCCTCGAAGAGGGCGATATCGTTACGGTGGACATCCCGGAACGCTCCCTCGACATCGACCTCTCTGAGGCCGAACTCGCCGCCCGACTCGACGACTGGGAGGCACCCGCACCGAACTACGACTCGGGCGTGCTCGCAAAGTACGGCCAACTGTTCGGCTCGGCCGCAATCGGCGCGGTGACCAACCCCGCCGCAAAGCACGACTAA
- a CDS encoding glycosyltransferase, producing the protein MNADWPEAAVVIAAYEEADSVGRTFDALAGQDAEVIVVVGGDDETAEIAIAHDAVDRVLCDEAEDGPSAARNQGARAASAEVVCFTDADTVVPNYWVAKHRRHYTDDTVAGVGGPLRPQGNSTKHRILFKLLSDYWYRAAWPVGFVQQSGNNCSYRRSAFLEAGGFDEEIPFMEDTELSLRMKHYGRIVYDKECPVYTSTRRQTNQGYVGLFLTYVRGYLDYFVLDRRPDNGYFK; encoded by the coding sequence ATGAACGCCGACTGGCCGGAGGCTGCCGTCGTCATCGCCGCCTACGAGGAGGCCGACTCGGTTGGCCGCACGTTTGACGCGCTCGCTGGGCAGGACGCCGAGGTCATCGTCGTGGTCGGCGGCGACGACGAAACGGCCGAGATTGCGATAGCCCACGACGCCGTCGACCGCGTTCTCTGCGACGAAGCCGAAGACGGCCCGAGCGCCGCGCGCAATCAGGGCGCACGCGCCGCGTCAGCAGAAGTCGTCTGTTTCACCGACGCGGACACTGTTGTTCCAAACTACTGGGTCGCAAAGCATCGGCGTCACTATACGGATGATACGGTGGCGGGCGTTGGCGGCCCGCTCCGGCCACAGGGAAACAGCACGAAACACCGAATTTTGTTCAAACTCCTCTCTGACTACTGGTATCGCGCGGCGTGGCCCGTCGGCTTCGTTCAGCAATCGGGGAACAACTGTTCGTATCGCCGGAGTGCGTTTCTCGAAGCCGGTGGCTTCGACGAGGAGATTCCGTTCATGGAAGATACCGAGTTGTCCCTTCGGATGAAGCACTACGGGCGCATCGTCTACGACAAGGAGTGTCCGGTGTACACCTCGACGCGTCGCCAGACCAACCAGGGCTACGTCGGGCTGTTTCTCACCTACGTTCGCGGCTATCTCGATTACTTCGTCCTCGACCGGCGACCCGACAACGGCTACTTTAAATAG
- a CDS encoding beta-ribofuranosylaminobenzene 5'-phosphate synthase family protein, with protein sequence MVRVSTGGRLHFGFSNLSLAHARLYGGVGVTLAEPRVVVEAHPADGVVCDHPVAARYAQDAVAVLGVPGARVTVHEELPRHVGLGSGTQLALATLKAVAEANDQEISVREVAPTLGRGGRSGIGVAGFESGGFIFDAGHPTERFTTNRPADGEWDVPAVAARHDIPTDWRFVVVIPAIPSGRSGADEDESIRTVVEDADPMLADDISTQIARRILPAVAEGDWRTFGSAVATISRLNGAWYADEQGGVFRPPLGELVNTLTASGAVSGAGQSSWGPAVFGVTDRDHAEAARNVAHEALDAVSVSGEVFVTRGRNAGADIHSE encoded by the coding sequence ATGGTGCGGGTCTCGACCGGTGGTCGTCTCCACTTTGGCTTTAGCAACCTCTCGCTTGCGCACGCGCGCCTCTACGGCGGCGTCGGCGTCACGCTCGCAGAGCCACGCGTGGTGGTCGAAGCCCACCCCGCAGACGGCGTTGTGTGTGACCACCCGGTCGCCGCCCGCTACGCACAAGACGCAGTCGCCGTCCTCGGCGTGCCCGGCGCGCGCGTGACGGTACACGAAGAACTGCCCCGACACGTCGGTCTCGGGAGCGGCACACAGCTCGCGTTGGCGACGCTCAAAGCCGTCGCAGAGGCGAACGATCAGGAGATTTCCGTGCGCGAAGTTGCGCCGACGCTCGGCCGCGGCGGGCGCAGCGGCATCGGAGTGGCAGGTTTCGAGTCAGGTGGGTTCATTTTCGACGCCGGTCACCCGACGGAGCGATTCACGACAAATCGCCCGGCGGACGGCGAGTGGGACGTGCCCGCGGTTGCGGCGCGCCACGACATCCCCACAGACTGGCGGTTCGTCGTCGTGATTCCAGCCATCCCATCGGGGCGAAGCGGCGCGGACGAAGACGAGAGCATTCGGACGGTCGTCGAAGACGCAGACCCGATGCTCGCAGACGACATTTCGACCCAAATTGCCCGGCGCATCCTGCCCGCGGTCGCAGAGGGCGACTGGCGGACGTTTGGCTCGGCGGTGGCGACCATCAGCCGCCTCAATGGCGCGTGGTACGCAGACGAACAGGGCGGCGTGTTCCGCCCGCCCCTTGGGGAACTCGTGAATACGCTGACCGCGAGCGGCGCGGTGTCGGGCGCAGGCCAGTCGTCGTGGGGACCAGCAGTGTTCGGCGTGACCGACCGCGACCACGCGGAAGCAGCCCGAAACGTGGCACACGAAGCGCTCGACGCGGTTTCGGTATCGGGCGAGGTGTTCGTCACCCGGGGTCGAAACGCTGGGGCGGACATTCATTCGGAGTAA
- a CDS encoding RAD55 family ATPase produces the protein MKRIPFGIPRLDSIIDGGAPAGSVVLLSGEAGAGAREFMYTSAVMNGLADGDTELFDLYYGDVQPETVFPDEVHYLSFTADEAQLTREIGMTIDEEIVEQSVEAITFHDLSDEYFNESQVPREWYAEKALSIEDLGTSHDSEGVLTALSHCLDRVASGNLVVIDSLTDLVSIVSDERPWADITLIIKGLQKAAYRWDGLILLYINAETIQPEEHEQLVEATDGTMEFTWETGGSSRARTMFVKQFRGILPRIEAENIVRFETEINDSGFDISNVQKIR, from the coding sequence ATGAAGCGCATCCCCTTTGGCATCCCGCGGCTCGACTCCATCATCGACGGTGGCGCACCCGCCGGGAGCGTCGTCTTGCTGTCTGGAGAAGCAGGGGCAGGGGCACGGGAGTTCATGTACACGAGCGCCGTGATGAACGGCCTCGCAGACGGTGATACGGAACTGTTCGACCTCTACTACGGCGACGTGCAACCGGAAACGGTGTTTCCGGACGAAGTTCATTATCTGTCATTTACCGCAGACGAAGCCCAACTCACCCGTGAGATTGGGATGACCATCGACGAAGAAATCGTCGAACAGAGCGTCGAGGCAATTACGTTTCACGACCTCTCAGACGAGTATTTCAACGAGAGCCAAGTGCCGAGAGAGTGGTACGCAGAGAAGGCGCTCTCAATCGAAGACCTCGGCACGTCACACGACTCAGAAGGCGTGCTTACGGCACTCTCCCACTGCCTCGACCGCGTCGCAAGCGGCAACCTCGTCGTCATTGACTCGCTCACTGACCTCGTGAGCATCGTCTCCGACGAACGCCCGTGGGCTGACATCACGCTGATAATTAAAGGCCTCCAGAAGGCAGCCTACCGGTGGGACGGCCTGATTCTCCTCTACATCAACGCAGAGACGATTCAGCCAGAAGAACACGAACAACTGGTCGAAGCGACCGACGGGACGATGGAATTTACGTGGGAAACCGGCGGGTCGAGTCGGGCGCGAACCATGTTCGTCAAACAGTTCCGCGGCATCCTCCCACGGATTGAGGCTGAAAACATCGTTCGATTCGAAACTGAAATTAACGACTCCGGGTTCGACATTAGCAACGTGCAGAAAATCAGATAA
- a CDS encoding transcription factor S, with translation MQFCDECGSMMHADGDEMVCKSCGARVPKDKEAAKSFVSTEKQTFDDVIETSEEASDEGKPTANEECKKCGHDRAWYTIKQTGSADEPPTRFFKCMECGHRWRGYS, from the coding sequence ATGCAATTTTGCGACGAGTGTGGCTCCATGATGCACGCAGACGGCGATGAGATGGTGTGCAAGAGCTGTGGCGCGCGCGTGCCAAAGGACAAAGAGGCCGCGAAAAGCTTCGTCAGCACGGAAAAGCAAACCTTCGACGACGTTATCGAAACCAGCGAAGAGGCCTCAGACGAGGGGAAACCAACCGCCAACGAAGAGTGCAAAAAGTGTGGGCACGACCGCGCGTGGTACACCATCAAGCAGACCGGGTCTGCTGACGAGCCACCGACGCGGTTTTTCAAGTGTATGGAATGCGGGCATCGGTGGCGAGGGTATAGCTGA
- a CDS encoding CBS domain-containing protein, with the protein MGSTDKVTVRDVMSTPLETISKGATIREAAQQMREKDISALVVETTPRAIISSTDVLDAVASGRDISKLTVADVMTTNVETATPNLYMEEVAAMMTSYGIKHLPVVDDDYVGMISSTDVMAYLS; encoded by the coding sequence ATGGGTTCAACGGACAAGGTGACCGTCAGAGACGTGATGTCCACGCCGCTTGAGACGATTTCGAAGGGCGCAACGATTCGGGAAGCCGCCCAGCAGATGCGTGAAAAGGATATCAGTGCACTGGTCGTCGAGACCACTCCGCGAGCGATTATTAGCAGTACGGACGTGCTCGATGCCGTCGCGAGCGGGCGTGACATCTCGAAGCTAACCGTAGCTGACGTGATGACCACCAACGTCGAGACGGCCACGCCAAACCTCTACATGGAAGAGGTTGCCGCGATGATGACCAGTTACGGTATCAAACACCTCCCGGTTGTTGACGACGACTACGTCGGAATGATCTCCTCAACCGACGTCATGGCGTACCTCTCCTAA
- a CDS encoding CapA family protein translates to MKRNRRAFLSAMGVVAFGGCIGTSTDSPPSEMPTGADAPPTSESTTTPATTVDSTTTAHRKTTIGFGGDTMVGRSLNGIYGDEDVDPATIWGDFQPRLQSLDGVFCNLECCLSTRGERFPDRTYHFRGDPAWAVPALNAGNVTFASLANNHAMDFGAVALTDTIDALDAGGIEHAGTGENAAAARAPATFSVGGLDVAAISFSDEYEFYAATEDRPGIAWISRNYDGPETQRVVGDAIERAKATDPDILVASVHWGENWIERPRDRLVEFGHWLVDRGVDLVHGHSAHVVQAIEQYEDGVILHDTGDLVDDFGIKDDLGNDKSYLFEVTLIDGEFEKIRLVPFHIDDGVRPTTEDEAAWLRETLRDRTDPFETTYERAREGLVVQL, encoded by the coding sequence ATGAAGCGGAATCGACGCGCATTCCTCTCAGCGATGGGCGTGGTGGCGTTCGGAGGCTGCATCGGAACGAGCACTGACTCGCCCCCATCCGAGATGCCCACTGGGGCCGACGCCCCTCCCACCTCCGAGTCGACCACCACCCCGGCTACCACTGTCGACTCGACGACGACTGCACACCGAAAAACGACCATTGGATTCGGCGGGGACACGATGGTCGGACGATCGCTCAACGGAATTTATGGCGACGAAGACGTTGACCCGGCGACTATCTGGGGTGACTTCCAGCCCAGACTCCAGTCGCTCGACGGCGTTTTCTGTAACCTCGAATGCTGTCTCTCGACGCGTGGAGAACGATTTCCCGACCGCACCTACCACTTTCGCGGGGATCCAGCGTGGGCGGTTCCCGCGCTCAACGCCGGGAACGTTACGTTCGCCTCGCTCGCCAACAATCACGCGATGGATTTCGGCGCGGTTGCCCTCACCGACACAATCGACGCACTCGATGCAGGTGGTATCGAACACGCGGGCACTGGCGAAAACGCGGCGGCTGCGCGCGCACCCGCGACGTTTTCGGTCGGCGGCCTCGATGTCGCCGCTATCTCGTTTTCAGACGAGTACGAATTTTACGCGGCGACTGAGGATCGACCCGGAATCGCCTGGATTTCTCGGAACTACGACGGTCCGGAAACTCAGCGCGTCGTCGGTGACGCAATAGAGCGAGCGAAAGCAACGGATCCGGATATCCTCGTCGCGTCCGTCCACTGGGGCGAAAACTGGATCGAACGTCCCCGCGACCGACTGGTTGAGTTCGGCCACTGGCTCGTAGACCGCGGCGTTGACCTCGTCCACGGGCACAGCGCACACGTGGTTCAAGCGATAGAACAGTACGAAGACGGCGTCATCCTCCACGATACCGGCGACCTTGTGGACGATTTCGGTATCAAAGACGACCTGGGTAACGACAAGAGCTACCTGTTCGAAGTCACGCTCATCGACGGGGAATTCGAAAAGATACGGCTCGTCCCGTTCCACATCGACGACGGGGTCAGACCGACGACCGAGGACGAGGCTGCGTGGCTGCGAGAGACGCTCCGCGACCGCACCGACCCATTCGAGACGACGTACGAACGAGCCCGTGAGGGCCTCGTCGTCCAGTTGTGA